From Brevibacillus marinus, a single genomic window includes:
- a CDS encoding IS3 family transposase (programmed frameshift), giving the protein MGKPYDKEFKLQTIRMIQDEGKPVAQVARELGINDNTLYRWMAEYKRSRQHAFPGSGQLKPDDKAIRDMQKRIGDLEEENEIPKKSDALLRERPALIYSFIHEHRFRCRVAKMCQVFDVSRSGYYAWVKGRDKQTERQRRREALERHIRRAFLDSRGLYGSPKITKVLNGQGVHVTEKTVARIMKELGLKSRTVKKYKATTNSNHQLPVQENVLNQQFTAEAPNQVWIADITYIPTDEGWLYLASILDVCTRKIVGFHMDERMTKELVIQALDQAYSLQRPCNGVLHHSDRGSQYASHDYQMRLRKYDMTGSMSRKGNCYDNACIESFHSVLKKELIYLEKFQTREQAKKRIFEYITCFYNGKRIHSAIGYMTPNQCERMYRLSA; this is encoded by the exons ATGGGTAAACCGTACGACAAGGAATTCAAACTGCAAACGATCCGGATGATTCAGGACGAAGGTAAGCCGGTGGCGCAGGTCGCCCGGGAACTGGGGATCAACGACAACACCCTGTATCGCTGGATGGCGGAATACAAGCGGAGCCGACAGCACGCCTTCCCAGGCAGTGGGCAACTAAAGCCTGACGACAAAGCGATACGCGACATGCAGAAACGGATTGGTGACCTGGAAGAGGAGAACGAGATCC CTAAAAAAAGCGATGCACTACTTCGCGAAAGACCGGCGCTGATTTATTCCTTTATTCACGAACACCGCTTCCGGTGCCGTGTTGCGAAGATGTGCCAAGTATTCGATGTATCCCGAAGCGGTTACTATGCTTGGGTGAAAGGCCGGGACAAGCAAACCGAGCGTCAGAGACGCCGGGAAGCGTTGGAGCGGCACATTCGCCGGGCTTTCCTGGACTCGCGCGGTCTATATGGCAGCCCGAAGATCACCAAAGTGCTGAACGGACAAGGTGTTCACGTGACGGAGAAAACCGTTGCCCGGATCATGAAGGAGCTTGGCCTCAAATCTCGAACAGTGAAGAAATACAAAGCAACAACCAACTCGAATCATCAGTTGCCGGTGCAAGAGAATGTGCTGAATCAACAGTTTACAGCCGAAGCGCCGAATCAGGTATGGATCGCGGACATTACGTATATTCCGACCGACGAAGGCTGGCTGTATCTGGCAAGTATTTTGGATGTGTGTACACGCAAAATCGTCGGCTTTCACATGGACGAGCGGATGACGAAGGAACTGGTCATCCAAGCGTTGGATCAGGCGTACAGCCTTCAACGGCCATGCAACGGAGTACTGCACCATTCCGATCGCGGCAGCCAATATGCTTCACATGACTACCAGATGCGTCTGCGTAAGTACGACATGACGGGAAGTATGAGCCGCAAAGGCAACTGCTACGATAATGCCTGCATCGAGTCCTTTCACAGCGTGCTGAAGAAGGAACTGATTTATTTGGAAAAATTCCAAACGCGTGAACAGGCGAAAAAGCGCATCTTTGAATATATCACTTGTTTCTACAATGGGAAACGGATTCACTCTGCCATTGGGTACATGACGCCCAATCAATGCGAACGTATGTACCGTCTTTCTGCATAG